One part of the Pecten maximus chromosome 9, xPecMax1.1, whole genome shotgun sequence genome encodes these proteins:
- the LOC117334008 gene encoding 28S ribosomal protein S16, mitochondrial-like, with translation MDMPRLVDRSKNLVIRLALHGCTNRPFFHIVLTRNRSPRNARPLAQLGTYDPLPNTNNERLSGCLPIHPLTYLAAHRATKKLSKSAEESSTEPESDNEDV, from the exons ATGGAC atgCCAAGATTAGTAGATAGGAGCAAGAACCTTGTGATCAGATTGGCTCTGCATGGCTGTACGAATAGACCATTCTTCCATATCGTTCTGACACGAAACAGAAGTCCTAGGAATGCTAGACCCCTTGCTCAGCTTGGAACCTACGACCCCTTGCCGAACACAAACAATGAAC GTTTAAGTGGGTGCCTACCTATCCATCCACTCACTTATTTAGCAGCACATAGAGCTACAAAAAAACTCTCAAAATCTGCCGAGGAATCAAGTACAGAGCCTGAGAGTGATAATGAAGATGTGTGA